The Cloeon dipterum chromosome 3, ieCloDipt1.1, whole genome shotgun sequence genome includes a region encoding these proteins:
- the LOC135940914 gene encoding macrophage mannose receptor 1-like, whose translation MGTWGRWAWCPGAVNLPDSLSWAPGQPDNAQPDENCLHLQVTKNASGILLSDRNCSHKFVMACQGADVMITPDCYMPICPMECNLFVHGQWNAGCGKDYLFSAATLDWFGAWKYCCSVGMKLASIEALEELSCLTKMVAKYPKAFYPDQCGRDFWTSGTNRGCPGAHFWCSENEKLNKEEIANWKNGKMPSESADQCIFINLSNSTLSKTYLGADTCTKQKPFLCEALQPGTNSIQIARTCKEIWNVTENEVNKIIMNATGNVVNQRRNIKCYLRCCGKKGNVIKTGSLVTDNILRNLEDLTADDPQAMQDGFGNFDSCTSIQSTDECHTMAQMFQCGKKNDPDLTLGLVTAIKGDATVSVTAAGGIKTGERVCPVYPKCVPNVILQI comes from the exons ATGGGCACCTGGGGAAGGTGGGCCTGGTGTCCAGGGGCCGTCAACCTTCCCGACTCGCTGTCCTGGGCTCCAGGGCAACCGGACAACGCCCAGCCTGATGAGAATTGCCTCCACTTGCAAGTGACGAAAAATGCGAGCGGAATACTTTTGTCAGACCGGAACTGCAGCCATAAATTCGTCATGGCTTGCCAG GGTGCTGACGTGATGATCACGCCCGACTGCTACATGCCAATCTGTCCGATGGAGTGTA ATCTTTTCGTTCATGGCCAGTGGAATGCCGGTTGTGGAAAGGATTATCTCTTTTCGGCTGCAACT CTGGATTGGTTTGGCGCGTGGAAATATTGCTGCTCCGTTGGAATGAAACTGGCATCAATTGAAGCTCTTGAGGAATTGAGTTGTCTTACAAAAATGGTTGCGAAATATCCGAAAgcat TCTACCCTGATCAATGTGGAAGGGATTTCTGGACATCTGGCACCAACCGCGGTTGTCCAGGAGCTCACTTCTGGTGttcagaaaatgaaaaattgaacaaggAAGAAATAGCCAACTGGAAAAACGGGAAAATGCCCTCGGAGAGTGCCGATCAGtgtattttcataaatttgtcaaattcgaCTTTGAGTAAAACCTACTTGGGCGCTGACACTTGTACCAAGCAAAAACCGTTTCTTTGCGag GCCTTACAACCGGGCACAAATTCGATACAAATCGCGCGCACTTGCAAGGAAATTTGGAATGTGACAGAAAATGAAGTGAATAAGATAATCATGAATGCAACAGGCAACGTCGTCAACCAAAGACGCAATATCAAA TGTTATCTTAGGTGCtgcgggaaaaaaggaaacGTG ATAAAAACCGGGTCACTGGTGACGGATAATATTTTGCGCAACTTAGAGGACTTGACGGCCGACGACCCGCAGGCCATGCAGGATggctttggaaattttgattcctGCACCTCCATTC agtCCACTGACGAATGCCACACGATGGCCCAGATGTTCCAGtgtggaaagaaaaatgatccGGACCTGACTTTAGGACTCGTCACTGCCATCAAAGGAGACGCCACT GTTTCAGTTACTGCTGCAGGGGGAATTAAAACCGGCGAGAGAGTGTGTCCTGTGTATCCGAAATGTGTACCAAATGTAATCTTGCAAATTTGA